The Ipomoea triloba cultivar NCNSP0323 chromosome 4, ASM357664v1 DNA segment gtcaaggaccaaaagtgatacaaattgaatagtcatgcacctaatttgaaatttttaatagtcaaggaccaaaattgatacatgtattatagttgagggattaaaaatgatattttctccaATTCCTAAATACAATATTCTTTGTCTTTTCCATCTCATTATCCTGTCTTTACTCATTTCTTCATTCTTTAATTATTGGGTTAATTAGTTCGGATACCCGAGTCACTTTAATCCATCAGTGATATTCAGATTCTGAtccaattagtttttttttttttaatcattatatattattatgtggtCTTACAGGTTATTCATTCTGGAATTCCAATTACTCTTGTTCCATTGGATGCCACAAACACCATTCCCATTACTGCAGGATTTTTTGATACCTTTGAGCGTAATCAGCATACATATGAGTCACAGTACATTTTCAAGTCCTTGAAAATGGTTCATGATACTACCAATGATCATCAATTCTACAAAGTAagatatgcatgcatgcatgccatCTTGATATATAATTGCTTTTTAATTAGTTAGTGATCTGTTGCAATAATATATGCAATGCAGAACTACTTCATGTGGGACTTATTCATGTGTGGTGTAGCTGCTTCAATAATGAGTAAGCAGCAGGCACAAAATGGCAAAGGTGAAAATGAGTTTGCAGAAATGAAGTACATGAATATCACTGTAATTACCTCCAACCAACCCTATGGTGTGTCTCATGGCTCAAATCCATTCTTTGATGCCTGCAACACTCCAAAGTTTGAGTTAAAAAGAGATGGAGTCCATAGTGGATATATTCAGACTGGTATTCGTGATGCATCTTGCCTTGTCAAAACTCGCACTGGAAAATGCAGagtatgtatataattttatgCCCTCAATCAACTCATACATTATATTCTGAAtcttgaacatatatatatgaatgaatcAGGATGGGTATACACCAGTGGTAGAGGGTCCAGAAGGTGTGTCAGTTCTTGTTGCAGTCAGAGCAAAACCCAACCACCACGTTCATAGCCCATTAGACAGAGCATTCTATGTCAACTTTTTGGATGTAATAAACCGCCCACAACAAACTGGCAGGTTCAATTTCACAACAGAATATCCTAACTATAAACAACTACTTTACAAGCCAGATCTTAGGGGGAAACAAAAACTTGGGAAAAATGTTGTGTTTGACATGGACATGAGCGCAGGAGACTTCCTAGCTCTCTTTTATCTTCTTAAACTTCCTGTGGAGGTTATCAATCTCAAGGTGCGGCCATTTCATACTTGTATAATCTGATTTGCCTAGCTTAACTATTCTTTTGtgataatatatgttcatatacCCATGGCAGGCAATTCTGGTGAGCCCAACTGGGTGGGCAAATGCAGCAACAATTGATGTAATCTATGATGTGTTACACATGATGGGTCGTGACGATATTCCAGTCGGCCTTGGAGATGTATTTCCATTAAACATTGCAAATCCAGTTAACCCAAGAGTTGGAGACTGCAAGTATCAAAAGGTTATCCCCCATGGTAGTGGTGGATTTATTGACTCAGATACTCTATACGGTTTAGCTCGTGATTTGCCTCGTAGCCCTCTAAGGTAAACTAAGCTAAGCTTCTTTTCCTGCCTGCAAAACGTAACTCAGATTGATCATTCTTGCTAATCTCATCTATCTCATTTAATTTGCAGATATACAGCAGAGAATTGTGGAGCTCCACGCGATACTGATCATCCTCAACTCCGACAACCTCTTGCATTACAGGTGTGGGAGTCTGTGGTGAAATCCCTTGATCCCAAATCCAAGATTACCATTTTGGCAAATGGTCCACTCACTAACATTGCAAAGATTGTTGGTGGTGGTGAGACTATGTGGTCTGCTATCCAGGCAAgtaatagttatatatatagaggctaATGTTCaagtgtatatttaatttgcaGTATGTTGGGCGGAGGCTGGTAAGTGCCAAGTCCAGCATAATGTGGCTAGAgaaattgttgggtggaggcctgCAAAGGGGTAAGTCCAGCACCTTAGCTCTAGAAAATGTGTGCcgatataaagaaataaagttgcatatTTGTTATTAGCTATAGCTTTGGCTTAAGTGGATTGTTGGGCGAAGGCCGATAAAAGCCAAGTCCAGCATAATGTGACTATGACTAGGGGATTATTGGACCGAGACCAGTCTTATCCTAACATAGGATGGTTTTCTTGTTCtactaatttttgttttaaaaaaaaatgagattcGACTGTTCATTTGAGTTGTACTGTGGTGCAGGAAGTAGTAGTTGTTGGGGGGCAAATCAAGACCAGTAGTAATGACAGTTCTAACAAAGGAAATGTGATCAATCTTCTGCCATCAAATAAATTTGCAGAACTCAATATGTTTCTTGATCCTTTGGCGGCAAAAACAGTTTTCGCATCGAAACTCAATATCACTCTCATTCCACTTGCCACACAACGCAAAGTAAGTTCATTCCTCCAAATCATATCTGCTCTCAATCCAAAGGAAACTCCTGAAGCAGTGTTTGCTAAACGTCTGCTGTCAACACTACATCACCTGCAAATCAAGTCTCATAGATATCAACACACGGTAACTTCAATTCTACATACTAACTGAACAATGATCGATACATAGAGTGTTAAAGATAAGCGCTTACCATTACGCCAAAATCTATAGTTAATAGTGAAgttgtaactttattttcttatggaCCGTCATCATATTTTCGAAAGGTTGGGTGCTCGACTTGGTCTTTTAAGCCCTTTACTTGAGTTACATACTCATCATCGATCATTTCTATCTATGTTGCATGCAGGGAACATTTGTTGGGGAAATCCTAGGATCAGTACTTGTTGCAGGTGATGTTTCTGCCTTGAAACCAACATTTGGCATCAAGAAAATTAAAGTATGTGCAACAGGGGTAGAATCTGATGATGGGCAAATGGTTATTACTGATGAAAAGCAAGGCAAAAGAGTGAAGGTGTTGGAAAATGTGGATGCATCGGCTTACTATCATCTCTACGCAAATATACTCGGTGATGGCAAACAGTCTGCCGTAGTGGGAAGTTTTTTAGAGCAGACAAGAAGATGGAGTACACCATTGAATACAAGTTTAAGTACATTATAAGGGTTGTTATACATGAAAGAGTAATACTACAAAAACCAAAATGACaaaacttcaattttgaccTCATTATTATAGTGACATTCTCAAAATATGACTTCAACTTATCTAATTTTTTGTAGCATTAATCAATTTTAATCCTTCCCACAGTTTTTGGAGGCAACCAAAGCGGTTTTGAAGTTTTTTCTCTTGTACATATGTTATTTGTGTTTCTTGTTCGGTTTTGGAAGTGAACTATTTGCAGGGGGAAGACAATCAGGAAGGAAGGacaaaagaagaaggaaaattcGCAGGAGTACGATCACGCGTGTGACCccactacaagaaatttcatATTCAATGATAACAGAAGTTGTCACCAAAACTACAAGAAATTTCATATTCAGTGATAACAGAAGTTGTCACCAAAACTATcgattttggtcactattgaaattagtgaccaatttttgaagtcgtcacCCGTGGTCACTATATCCTCCGTCACTtcactattgtagtagtgaAGACTTACGTACACTAATAGTATTTGAGCAgtagttatatcgtggaccatggtccacaatggactatgggtcatggctgatactgcagttgtgtttaactgatactacagttgtgttaaacggatactgcagttgtgttgaaagtgaattgcagttgtgcggaacagaggtcgtttcatccgtccggaactgcagttgtgttgaactgatactacagttgtgttgaacggatactgcagttgttgaatggatgaacgacctctgttccgcgcaactgcagtttttctttcaacacaactgcagtatcttttcaacacaattgcagtatgcgttcaacacaactgtagtatcaaccatgaccatggtccacaatgcattatggaccatggtccagaGTATAATTTTCCGTATTTGAGTGATACCAATAAtggtcacaataaatgtacaatttgtgacctaatatgttattataaaaaattaatttagtgacaactaaaatcgttgcacttaattattttattgtgacaatACTTTAATCACTTGTTAGAATTGTTCTTgacacaaaattattattagtgACAAAAATAATTACACATAATTACTTTGTTGGGATAACAAACACAGTAACAAATATTGTATTTAACATCGTTTCTCCTTAATGTTTTGAGTAAACACTCAAAACGtccttaatatttttaattttaaattgtaaattaaaaataataattgttagaaGCCTCAGACTTCATTACAATGAAGCCTGAGGCttcaattttgtatttaatgatgCAGTATAAGGGGGCGCTGAGCTCCCCTTTTAATGAGGGAGTCCAACGCCCTCTTCTCTAATAATAATTTGGTCCCAcatcactctttttttttttaaattttattattattactattattattattatattattattattattaatgtaacATTGTTGTTacgttgttgttattattattactactattagtACTACATGCAGTACTATACCTTGATAGTCATGTAGAAGATGAAACTTTGTagactaaatttttatttattacctatagtatttttatattatatatttgatgcaACCATCTTGtacaaaaattatactaagAGGATAACTattaatgtacaaataatagGCTAATGTGGCTAGGAGTAATAatgattaattttgaatcaaattaattgaatttttattttgagatattgtTACTTAATCAACCAaactaaattatactttaactaattcaattaattggtccataactaaatttttattatatataatttattttatattatatatttgatacaactATATTGTAAAAATTGTGCTAAATTTGATGACtcttaatgtacaaataattgGCTATTCGTGTTATGGTAGTCATCcaattcatttaattaattttgaatcaaatttagagatcactactacagaaacaACATATAACGTCGGAGATATAATGTCGGTTTTTTGAAAAACCGAtgttaaaagtgaaataataacatacgacgtcggttaattaaataaccgacgtcgtatgtctcaCGCGAAaattacgacgtcggttaattaaataaccgacgtcgtatgtcttacgcgaaaaataaaaataaaaataaaaataacatacgacgtcggttaaaagtgttttttgtagtagtggataaacactacaagaatgaagacatttagtgacaaattttttgtgacactttgtaatttaatcacaaataatacactttttgtgaccaaaaaaaaaataattcgacaCTGTTGTGTGGGATAATTGTGATAATCTTTTTTTGGTCACTGATAGTAtagtaattgtgacaagtaagtatttgttacgagtatgttgtcactattactagaatAATAGTGTCGTAACATACGTTGTCACTAAATTTATGTGCATTTTGGCGGCATTATAATTATGGCGGGAACGATTGTAgttgtgacaaaatataatgtggacacaaattttaatactttttgtgacaaatagttgttggttaccaaggttgaaaaaatcgctaggcgccctCTAGGTGCCtggggggcgcctagcgcctagcccgcctaggcgccgattaatcggcgcctagtttttttttttaaattttgaattttttttaaaaaaatttaaaaatattttaagtgttaataattgtaaagtgtttaatattgtaagtctttacactttaatagttaaatagttaacactcattaagttattagttattatttattaattattagtgcattacttattagtttaatttagttattacgtagtactttttattttattaagttattaattattagttattacttattagaccattagagtattagttaatacattataacattaatagtttacaTGTTTAAGatttgcaataaaaaaaaaaaacgccagCCTGccggccgcctagtcggccgaagACCTAGGCAGCCCAGGCGggctaggcggcgcctaggcggccggccgcggaggaggccgatttcggcgttcctcgacgcggccgggcgccgcctagcgcctaggcgcgatttttgcaaccatgttggttactcttgtttataatatttgtgacaacttattttgtcaataaaaatacaattggttAGTACCATTATAAATGAGAAACAATTGTGACaaaaaaatactattgtcactaatattgtcattttttgtgatgaaattgttacaaatatttgtgaTGCGTGCTCTATAATTCcgtaacaaaaattactaaattgtgacAATAATTGTGTTGTTTTCAAGTTTTGCcactaatttatgataattgtgacgAGTAGTTAGTTGTTACTAAGAATTTCATTCCTAGAGATGGGTTGTTCTTCTATCATTTTGATCCCACATcacttttctcttcttttttttttatataataattattattattaattaattaattattaattattaactatAATAAGATATATTTGActatagttaatattttaaataattaattttttgataatgtacataaataacgAAAAGACTAAATTCGTTTAAtaatttgatcaatttaaaattgaattaccGTATGAGAGAATTGAAATTGTTACATAATCAACTAAATTAATACTTTGATTGTTTCAATTAATTGGTCGTTCGgattaatcaatattttattatgtataatatttttatattatatatttgatacaatcATCTTGTACAAAAATTGTACTAAGAGGATGACtcttaatatacaaataatatgctAATGTGGTTAGGACTTAGGAgtaatatttcaattaatttgattaattttaaatcaaactaattgaatttttattttgagaaattgttattttttcaaccaaactaaattatactttaagtaATTCGATTAATTAGTTCATAACCaaacttttattatatataatttattttatattatatatttgatataactAACCatatattgtaaaaattgtGCTACAATGGATGACtcttaatgtacaaataattgGCTATTGTCGTTAGGGTAGTCATCCGAtacatttgattaattttgaattaaatttagaGATGAAGACACCATATTGATAGAAGAACAAGCGATCCCTATGAATGACATTCTTAGTAACAACTAATTACTcgtcacaattatcataaattagtgACAAAACTTGAAACCAACACAATTTTTGTCAcactttagtaatttttgttatgaaattatagagcgtcacaaatatttgtaacaattttgtcgcaaaaaatgataatattagtgataatagtattttttttctcagaATTGTTTCTCATTTATAATGGTACTaaccaattgtatttttattgacaaaataagttgtcacaagtattataaacaagagtgaccaacaactatttgtcacaaaaagtattaaaatttgtgtcaacattatattttgtcacaacTGTATTCTTTCCCGCCATAATTATAATGCCGCCAAAATTcacatacatttagtgacaacaaataGTGACAACATATGTTATGCCACTATTattctagtaatagtgacaacttatTCGTAACAAATACTTACTTGTCAGAATTACCATACTATCAGTGACGGAAAAAATGTTATCACGATTATCCCGCGTAATAGTGTCGAATTATTTTTTGGTCACAAAAACTGTActatttgtgactaaattacaaagtgtcacaaaagatttgtcactaaatatcttcattcttgtagtggtatttagactatcgattttataaagttgcaaacatttattttagtgacaattataatgaatttcctatattaaataaacaaattcgacattcaattatctatgtataaacttctcctatataatattaatatataaacattgagcattaacccattcacgcaatcgcgtgtaaaactagtaattattataattgttaaacCAACTTCCAAGTAATTAGTTTGTTAGGAATTAGTGGTCATGCTTAGCCGTACCTGAGTAATTGAGTGAATTACGTGGATAGAGGATGCAGCTACATTTCCTAATTTCTAGGCTTGTTTTTTACTATAAATAGCTTGTGTTTCAAAGCTTGTTTTTTACTATAAATAGCTTGTGTTTCAAAGCTTGTTATCATCAATTGAAAATCCTTCTTATCTATTCCTCActctcaattatatatatatatatttatacacacacacacacatatatatataactatataatatatagatatattatatttaatatatctaacatttggtattagagcctaTCAACTTCCAACCCCGAGATATTGTCCGTAGTAAAATATGACcacaaatttcaatattgtgtGGTCAGATCCCAAATTAGATGGgaaactcgattacaattattgacaaattatgatgaccacacatttgaaagcctagaatctttggagctttattgatcccGGTTTACAAGAAGGAGCTGAAGCATCCGCTATACGGTGAGATCAATTAGCCTTGGGACAGATTCACCAAGGCGTTGATTACTCAATTTTTGGGCAATTAGCTCGTGCCCAAACAGCAAAGCAAGCATGGGACATCCTAATGGTGTCACACAAAGGAGTCGATCGGGCACAGAAATCTAAGTTGCAGTCGTTGAGaatgttgtatgatcattgtgAGATGACCTCTATAGAAACAGTAGATACGTATTTCACTCGTCCTATTGATCAGGtgaataagatgaggttatatGGAGATACGATTGAAGATGGTGtagtggttgaaaaagttcttcAAACTATGCCGATGAAATATGACTatgtggtggcttcaataacTCAGCCACACAAAACCGAgctcttatcagttgcagagcTGAAAGGTATGATTGAAAGTCATATTGACAGGATTGAGTCAAAATCGGAACCACTAAtagaagaagctttgaagagaCAAGTCACCCTTAATATGACTGACCctaatcaaagaggtggaggatctggtagaggtcgtggaagaggaagaggaggatttAGAGGAAGAGGACATggtaactctaatcaaagaggaggacgtggtaactccaaccaaggaagaggtggaggtaataccaaacaaagtaaatttccatttcattgctacaattgtggcaagtATGGGCATAAGATTACAAATTGTTGGTATACTGGGAAGAAAGAGTTGTTTTTCGAACTAGATGAATCAGTCTGGTCTAAAGTGACATTTGGTaataagtcaaaagtgccaattttgggaaaaggtaaaatctctatttaGTTGAAGGAcggtactcacaattttatatccgatGTGTTCTATGTTCCTGAActacaccaaaatttgttgagtatggggcagttgtcagaaaaaagatataagataaatattactcAGGGATGTTGTACCATTGTAGATgctaagggagttttgattgtaaaggtaaatatgtcccaaaatcgactatttcctttgaaaatcaatcatgCGCTTCTTGCTTGCTTAATTCTGAAATttgtgatgataattggttatGACATATGCGATTTGGACATTTCCATTTCTCTGGATTAAACTATCTAGCGAAAAAGGAGCTTATTTCTGATTTACCTGTTGTGAATGTCCCTGATcatatttgtgagatttgtttgattgggaagaaaCATAGAGATCCCTTCCCCGTGGGCAAGTCAAGGAAAGCCGCAAAATAGTTGGAGATTATTCACTCAGACTTATGTTCGTTGGAGGTTCCCTCACATGGAGGAATACAAGACCAATATAcgtgttatatatttacttaattttcaaatttgatttatgtacataatttgtgttcataggcactgaatttcataacacaagagaCATATATTCGTAgcataagacataattactaatttgtttcagatatagaatttatacttttaaggtatagaatttcataatttaagacacaaaaagtcaataacacaaaacacatacacatgaacCAGGGTCCAAAATGAACTGTGAACCCTGGTCTATAGTATAAGGATTGTTAGGCGGTAACTTTTTTGtgggaccatggtccatgcagtAGTATAAatacaaggtacatttttaatatattaaaaaacattatttatgtactaaatatatataatttgatatatgatatatataaaataatatactttcagtacgcaaataatttactttccaTAAATATAagttacattatatttttaatgtactaaaagcacattatttatgtattgaatgtacaatatttgatatcatacaaaataatgtacttttagtactcaaataatcttaaataatatattttttgtacaaaaaataatgttttgggagaagccaaaataaaaaatatttgaatgccAAAAATCCAAAATCAAAGAAAGAATTCAAAGTGGATCAAAGGCCCCTTGTATCCTTTGCGTTCTTCGTTCTTCATCACTAGAATCCAAAAGGAAAGGGTAAAAACAAAAACCTTTTATTGAATTTCAAATAACGAGAACTTCGGGCTTGACCCTCCTcttgatccaaaaaaaaaaattttttaactctttaattaaaattcattattttaaacCAAACTTTTTAAGTGAACAAATTACCTAGAACTTTTAAATTAACTGGACACCTGGATCTCAATGGagaaataatatagtaattttggGACAATTCTAGTCTAATTGATCAGATAGTTAATTAACTTAGTAATTAGCCATGATgtttcaagttcaactcccTATAAGTGAGAGCTGCTTATTACCTTAAAGTCACGATGCAAGTTGCAGACTTTGAtgtaaatcaaagaatattgtaattttatacTACTACATTATGTAAACATGAgtttatacatattaatttacCTAATAATGAAACATTTTCTTTCCATTAACTCAAATTAGTTACTTATCTTAAATTTAAAACCCATTatataatggttttttttttttggttgacaTGAGCGTGTGTGGGTCTAAGGGTAATTAATATCTAACATTGGTGCAGATAGAATGATTAATGAATACAAAtcacaaatgaaaaaaaagaagaaa contains these protein-coding regions:
- the LOC116016884 gene encoding uncharacterized protein LOC116016884 isoform X1, translated to MRSVRREKMVVERFAALVVAMAVAVVVGGNLSFIQSLPHRILLDTDVDTDDLFALLYLLKLNRSEFDLKGVTISSNGWSDAGHSVNHIYDMLYMMGRDDIPVGVGGEGGILDNGTILPNVGGYLPILEQGVGTIGYCRYRQAVPVGIGGRLDVDTNFGLRKSFLPQGKRRYRPLEQPTAQQVLVDTISGGPTSVLMTGAHTNLAIFLMSNPHLKQNVEHIYVMGGSVRTGCGCDMNGGRSCECANNVGNLFTDFTTNPYAEYNVFMDPFAAYQVIHSGIPITLVPLDATNTIPITAGFFDTFERNQHTYESQYIFKSLKMVHDTTNDHQFYKNYFMWDLFMCGVAASIMSKQQAQNGKGENEFAEMKYMNITVITSNQPYGVSHGSNPFFDACNTPKFELKRDGVHSGYIQTGIRDASCLVKTRTGKCRDGYTPVVEGPEGVSVLVAVRAKPNHHVHSPLDRAFYVNFLDVINRPQQTGRFNFTTEYPNYKQLLYKPDLRGKQKLGKNVVFDMDMSAGDFLALFYLLKLPVEVINLKAILVSPTGWANAATIDVIYDVLHMMGRDDIPVGLGDVFPLNIANPVNPRVGDCKYQKVIPHGSGGFIDSDTLYGLARDLPRSPLRYTAENCGAPRDTDHPQLRQPLALQVWESVVKSLDPKSKITILANGPLTNIAKIVGGGETMWSAIQEVVVVGGQIKTSSNDSSNKGNVINLLPSNKFAELNMFLDPLAAKTVFASKLNITLIPLATQRKVSSFLQIISALNPKETPEAVFAKRLLSTLHHLQIKSHRYQHTGTFVGEILGSVLVAGDVSALKPTFGIKKIKVCATGVESDDGQMVITDEKQGKRVKVLENVDASAYYHLYANILGDGKQSAVVGSFLEQTRRWSTPLNTSLSTL
- the LOC116016884 gene encoding uncharacterized protein LOC116016884 isoform X2, yielding MRSVRREKMVVERFAALVVAMAVAVVVGGNLSFIQSLPHRILLDTDVDTDDLFALLYLLKLNRSEFDLKGVTISSNGWSDAGHSVNHIYDMLYMMGRDDIPVGVGGEGGILDNGTILPNVGGYLPILEQGVGTIGYCRYRQAVPVGIGGRLDVDTNFGLRKSFLPQVIHSGIPITLVPLDATNTIPITAGFFDTFERNQHTYESQYIFKSLKMVHDTTNDHQFYKNYFMWDLFMCGVAASIMSKQQAQNGKGENEFAEMKYMNITVITSNQPYGVSHGSNPFFDACNTPKFELKRDGVHSGYIQTGIRDASCLVKTRTGKCRDGYTPVVEGPEGVSVLVAVRAKPNHHVHSPLDRAFYVNFLDVINRPQQTGRFNFTTEYPNYKQLLYKPDLRGKQKLGKNVVFDMDMSAGDFLALFYLLKLPVEVINLKAILVSPTGWANAATIDVIYDVLHMMGRDDIPVGLGDVFPLNIANPVNPRVGDCKYQKVIPHGSGGFIDSDTLYGLARDLPRSPLRYTAENCGAPRDTDHPQLRQPLALQVWESVVKSLDPKSKITILANGPLTNIAKIVGGGETMWSAIQEVVVVGGQIKTSSNDSSNKGNVINLLPSNKFAELNMFLDPLAAKTVFASKLNITLIPLATQRKVSSFLQIISALNPKETPEAVFAKRLLSTLHHLQIKSHRYQHTGTFVGEILGSVLVAGDVSALKPTFGIKKIKVCATGVESDDGQMVITDEKQGKRVKVLENVDASAYYHLYANILGDGKQSAVVGSFLEQTRRWSTPLNTSLSTL